A window of Micromonospora eburnea genomic DNA:
TGCCGTCGGTCCTTCCGCCGGGAAAGTCCCACATGGTACGCCCCAATACGTTGCGCCACCGGCGCAGCAGCACGTCCCGGTACGCGCCGGCCTGGTAGCCGGGTTCGTCGAAGGCGAACGCCCGCGCGGCGGTGGGGTCGGGCAGGTCGACGATGTGCACGCTGCCGGTGGGCGTGCCGTCGTCGGCGAGGGTCGGGCCGCGAGCGATTATCTCCGCCGAGTAGCGGTCCATGTAGGACCAGTGCTCCTCCAGCAGATCGTGGCGCAGTGCCACCGAGCCGAGGCGGTCGCGGTGGTAGCAGAAGAACTCCATGCCCCAGAGTCTGACCTGCCCGGGGTCGGGAGGGTGCGTCGGGCGGCACCCTGATGAGCCGATGAAAGGTCGTCGTGTGGCGGCGTGGGCGGTCAGGTCGGCCAGGGTGCGTGGCCGGGGTCCGTCGGGTGTGGGCCGCGTCGCGCCGCACGAGACCGGCACCGCCTCCGGCCTGCTCAACAGCTCACGCCAGATCGGCGCCTCACTCGGACTCGCGGCCCTCGGCACGCCGCCCAGCAACCGCACCGGCCACATCGCAACGCCCAAAGCCTTCACCAACGGACACGCCCTCGGCCTCACGCTCAGCGCCGCGCTCATCACCCTCATCGTCCCACGCCACACCCCCCGACACCCTCCGCCGAGCAGGCCGGACACGAGGAACCGCTCGTACCATCGGCCAAGCCCTGACCGGCACTCTTGCCAGGCGACGGGCGATCCCAACACGGCCCGTCGCCCGGCCAGGCGAACCGTGAGCGGGTAGGGTGCCGTCGGTTCGCGGTCTACGGGTTCCCGCCGCTCCGGCGCCGGGCCTCCTCGTAGGGGTCCGGCCCGTCCAGCGTGACCAGCTCGCCCGGTCGGACGTAACCCCGCCCCTCTCCGTTGGAGGCGATGGCCAGTTCGTCGTCGATGTTTCCGCTGCGGTCCCATGACTTGCGGCCCGTTCGCTCGA
This region includes:
- a CDS encoding YciI family protein yields the protein MEFFCYHRDRLGSVALRHDLLEEHWSYMDRYSAEIIARGPTLADDGTPTGSVHIVDLPDPTAARAFAFDEPGYQAGAYRDVLLRRWRNVLGRTMWDFPGGRTDGNRYLVLGLGAGQAADLAVPTDRDELIAYGPLLSDDGTLWLGTAALVRAPDPDRARAVLTSNRYADIEVHNWQFGGRR